A stretch of Abyssogena phaseoliformis symbiont OG214 DNA encodes these proteins:
- the nusB gene encoding transcription antitermination factor NusB, with protein MTFKTSKQRSRERVVQALYQYLVSGGEVLQIEQQFLNQKQGKISKVFFSNLFINILKNRSLLDEIIVPTISRETEQLGSVEHAILYLGAFELKFSPEVPYKVVINESLELAKLYGAEGAYKLINASLDKLAQTLRKVELGS; from the coding sequence ATGACTTTTAAAACCTCAAAACAACGCTCCCGAGAACGCGTGGTACAAGCGTTATACCAATACCTAGTATCAGGTGGCGAAGTATTACAAATTGAACAACAATTTTTAAACCAAAAACAAGGTAAAATCTCAAAAGTTTTCTTTTCAAATTTATTCATCAACATTCTTAAAAACAGATCTTTACTAGATGAGATTATCGTACCTACCATTAGCCGAGAAACCGAACAATTAGGCTCTGTTGAGCATGCTATTTTATATCTAGGCGCTTTTGAGCTTAAATTTAGCCCAGAAGTGCCCTATAAAGTCGTAATTAATGAATCACTTGAATTGGCAAAACTATACGGCGCAGAAGGTGCGTATAAACTTATTAACGCTTCATTGGATAAACTGGCTCAAACACTTAGAAAGGTTGAGTTGGGCAGCTAA
- a CDS encoding YihY family inner membrane protein, protein MHILVLAFNHLKSKNGFDSAAVLAFSTLFAIVPTLTLVFSVFSLSPYFSDLQQHLEGFLFEQLLPKNYESVSQYIHQFIASAQKLKGISILFLLLAVFFLFQQVDRRINSIWGVKKSRHFGIDLIIYLLVLVLGPLFLATSLLVSSYLSASKLFVFIPMGGIFISSLPIILSTIGLSLLYYFIPNEKVSFKNTIKSGFVAAFFLEVLKSILLIYINYFPFYELIYGALSMLLLFMLWAYFSWVVVLFGASSSFCFHQAESQ, encoded by the coding sequence ATGCATATTCTAGTATTAGCCTTTAACCATTTAAAATCAAAAAATGGCTTTGATTCGGCAGCCGTGTTGGCATTTTCAACTTTGTTTGCTATTGTGCCAACGCTAACTTTGGTGTTTAGCGTGTTTTCTTTATCGCCTTATTTTTCTGATTTACAACAGCATTTAGAAGGGTTTTTGTTCGAGCAATTACTGCCTAAAAATTATGAGTCAGTCAGTCAGTACATTCACCAATTTATTGCAAGTGCGCAAAAACTTAAAGGCATTAGCATTTTATTTTTACTTTTAGCTGTATTTTTCTTATTTCAACAAGTAGATAGGCGCATTAATTCAATTTGGGGGGTGAAAAAATCGCGCCATTTTGGCATTGATTTGATTATTTATTTACTAGTGTTGGTGTTAGGTCCTTTATTTTTAGCCACGTCTTTACTGGTGAGTTCCTACCTAAGTGCATCAAAATTATTTGTTTTTATACCGATGGGTGGTATTTTTATATCAAGTTTGCCAATCATTCTTTCAACCATTGGACTGAGCTTGTTATATTATTTTATCCCCAATGAAAAAGTATCGTTCAAAAATACGATTAAATCTGGCTTTGTTGCTGCGTTTTTTTTAGAGGTTTTAAAATCAATACTATTAATTTATATCAACTACTTTCCTTTTTATGAGTTGATTTATGGCGCGTTATCCATGCTATTGTTGTTTATGCTTTGGGCGTATTTTTCTTGGGTTGTGGTATTATTTGGCGCAAGTAGCAGTTTTTGTTTTCATCAGGCAGAGAGTCAATAA
- the ftsW gene encoding putative lipid II flippase FtsW, whose protein sequence is MFEKTGQLPDKNLLFAILTLLTFGWMLSFSASLGHFSSYAYFIKQTIFILLGLSLGYTVLKIPLFFYKNHSKLFFIITLICLALVFLPEPIGKTVKGSTRWINFVLFKFQPSEMMKLVMILFMAGFLVRQEKDLRKPYMGFIKTLIIIGASSLLLLLEPDIGATFIISATAFAMLLTAGVYLKQLFIVGASVVSVFIVILFQIPNRVERLTSFWREDLWLNKSEKVWQTKQALIGIARGDWTGVGLGNGIQKYTKLPEPHTDMIFAIIGEETGIVGMLFVLFTFAYIVLKGFKIAKDALKNNRKYSSYVGFGICTWLSMQFSVNIAMNLGLIPPKGFTLPLISYGGSSMIFALISLAILLRIDMENRCEYSKQKHYV, encoded by the coding sequence ATGTTTGAAAAAACTGGTCAACTGCCTGATAAAAATCTACTTTTTGCGATTTTGACACTGCTGACCTTTGGCTGGATGTTGTCTTTTTCTGCCTCGCTTGGGCATTTTAGTAGTTATGCTTATTTTATAAAGCAAACTATTTTTATTCTCTTGGGTTTGAGTCTTGGTTACACTGTGCTTAAAATTCCTTTATTTTTTTACAAAAATCACTCTAAATTATTTTTTATAATTACGCTGATATGCCTAGCGTTGGTTTTTTTACCAGAGCCTATCGGTAAAACTGTCAAAGGCTCAACGCGTTGGATTAATTTTGTGTTGTTTAAGTTTCAACCTTCTGAAATGATGAAGTTGGTGATGATTCTATTCATGGCAGGCTTTTTAGTTAGGCAAGAAAAAGATTTAAGAAAGCCTTATATGGGCTTTATTAAAACGCTTATTATCATTGGTGCATCAAGTTTACTGTTATTACTAGAGCCAGATATTGGCGCGACCTTTATTATTTCCGCAACTGCTTTTGCCATGCTGCTAACTGCTGGTGTTTACTTAAAGCAATTGTTCATAGTCGGTGCAAGCGTTGTTTCTGTTTTTATTGTCATTCTTTTCCAAATTCCCAATCGAGTTGAAAGACTGACTTCCTTTTGGCGAGAAGATTTATGGCTTAATAAATCTGAAAAAGTATGGCAAACCAAACAAGCATTAATCGGTATCGCTAGGGGCGATTGGACTGGTGTTGGACTAGGCAATGGCATTCAAAAATACACCAAACTACCCGAGCCACATACCGATATGATTTTTGCTATTATTGGCGAAGAAACAGGCATTGTTGGAATGTTGTTTGTGTTGTTTACTTTTGCTTATATCGTTCTTAAAGGGTTTAAAATTGCCAAAGATGCGCTTAAAAATAATCGCAAATATAGCTCTTATGTTGGCTTTGGTATTTGCACTTGGCTGAGTATGCAATTTAGCGTTAATATCGCTATGAACCTTGGCTTAATTCCACCCAAAGGATTTACTTTACCATTGATTAGTTACGGCGGGTCAAGTATGATATTTGCACTCATATCACTGGCTATATTGCTCAGAATTGATATGGAAAATCGCTGTGAATATTCTAAACAAAAACATTATGTCTAA
- a CDS encoding HEPN domain-containing protein, translating into MRLIIRLKKDNTSLLIQRDQGVVLYEFNRKELAVPGYLTQKACKKMAIIDYEEWFGGANELLISYKANFKRGSYKLSAFELHQATEYYYYYSCLSLVLTQYKS; encoded by the coding sequence ATGAGGTTAATAATTCGCTTAAAGAAGGATAATACTTCTTTACTGATACAAAGGGATCAGGGAGTTGTGTTGTATGAGTTTAATAGGAAAGAATTGGCTGTACCGGGGTACTTAACCCAAAAAGCATGCAAGAAAATGGCAATAATAGACTATGAAGAGTGGTTTGGTGGCGCTAATGAACTCTTAATTAGTTATAAGGCAAATTTTAAGAGAGGAAGTTACAAACTATCTGCGTTTGAACTCCACCAAGCTACTGAATACTATTACTATTACTCTTGCTTGTCTTTGGTGCTAACTCAATACAAATCATAA
- a CDS encoding vitamin B12 dependent-methionine synthase activation domain-containing protein encodes MPFSHTWELAGKFPDILTDEVVGKSASALFDDVKALFKKVIDEKLLTANAVIGIFPANSINEDIELYDENGEVLMTLNHLRQQLDKKGNTPNFCLSDFIAPKDSDIQDYMGAFAVTTGINIEPLISAFEADHDDYNSIMIKTVADRLAEAFTELMHFKLRTELWSYSSEAFDNNQLIQEKFDGIRPAPGYPSCPEHSEKEKLWDLLNVEKNTGMTLTSSFAMLPTASVSGWYFANPDAKYFGVAKINQAQLENYAKRKGISLEQAEKLLSPNLE; translated from the coding sequence GTGCCATTTTCCCACACTTGGGAATTAGCCGGAAAATTCCCCGATATCTTAACGGATGAGGTTGTGGGTAAATCTGCTAGCGCACTGTTTGATGATGTCAAAGCTTTATTTAAAAAAGTGATTGACGAAAAATTACTCACCGCTAATGCTGTTATCGGCATTTTCCCAGCCAACAGCATCAATGAAGACATTGAGTTATATGATGAAAACGGTGAAGTACTCATGACCCTTAACCATCTACGCCAACAGTTGGATAAAAAAGGCAATACCCCAAATTTTTGTTTAAGCGACTTCATTGCCCCAAAAGACAGTGATATTCAAGATTATATGGGTGCTTTTGCCGTGACCACTGGCATTAATATCGAACCACTCATCAGCGCATTTGAAGCTGATCATGACGATTACAACTCAATTATGATTAAGACTGTGGCTGACCGCCTAGCCGAAGCCTTCACCGAACTTATGCACTTTAAACTACGCACCGAACTTTGGAGTTATAGCTCTGAGGCATTTGACAACAACCAACTTATCCAAGAAAAGTTTGACGGCATCCGTCCTGCCCCCGGCTATCCATCTTGCCCTGAACATAGCGAAAAAGAAAAGCTCTGGGATTTGCTTAATGTTGAGAAAAACACTGGCATGACCCTTACTAGCTCATTCGCCATGCTACCCACTGCTAGCGTCAGTGGCTGGTATTTTGCTAACCCTGATGCCAAATACTTTGGTGTTGCGAAAATCAACCAAGCACAACTAGAAAACTACGCCAAACGCAAAGGTATCTCATTAGAACAAGCAGAAAAACTACTTTCACCTAATTTAGAATAG
- the ribBA gene encoding bifunctional 3,4-dihydroxy-2-butanone-4-phosphate synthase/GTP cyclohydrolase II, protein MKSSIEEILKDYSQGKMIILMDDEDRENEGDLIIPAATVTKEDINFMATHGRGLICLTLTQERCKQLNLPLMVAQNNDANGTNFTVSIEAIEGVTTGISAADRAKTILDAVAKDAKPADIVQPGHIFPLMAQPGGVLIRAGHTEAGCDLARLAGLEPASVIVEILNEDGSMARRDDLEIFAKKHNIKLGTIEDLISYRVENGKTIERINEREFKTEFATFRLISFLDSIHNETHLALVKGEISSNTDTCVRVHMEDTFKDVLREKSNSFSVNAALEHIAKSDSGVLLLLRMQTDQSILENIDNVNGNIHDDIKTYGVGAQILSDLGVKRMRILGSPRKLYGLKGFGLEVTEYVDTNK, encoded by the coding sequence ATGAAATCCAGTATTGAAGAAATTTTAAAAGACTATAGCCAAGGCAAAATGATTATCCTAATGGATGATGAAGATCGTGAAAACGAAGGTGATTTAATCATCCCTGCTGCAACTGTTACCAAAGAAGATATTAATTTTATGGCGACTCATGGACGTGGTTTGATTTGTCTAACCTTAACACAGGAACGCTGTAAACAGCTTAATTTACCACTCATGGTGGCGCAAAATAACGATGCGAATGGTACTAACTTTACCGTTTCAATTGAGGCAATAGAAGGGGTAACCACAGGCATTTCAGCAGCAGACAGAGCCAAAACAATACTTGATGCAGTGGCAAAAGATGCCAAACCTGCTGATATCGTACAACCAGGGCACATTTTCCCGCTCATGGCACAACCAGGTGGAGTTTTAATTCGAGCAGGACACACAGAAGCAGGGTGCGATTTAGCACGTCTTGCAGGACTTGAACCAGCTAGTGTGATTGTTGAAATCCTTAATGAGGATGGCTCAATGGCGCGACGTGACGATTTAGAAATCTTTGCTAAAAAACACAATATCAAATTAGGCACGATTGAAGATTTAATTTCTTATCGGGTTGAGAATGGAAAAACCATCGAGCGCATTAACGAGCGTGAGTTTAAAACCGAGTTTGCCACTTTTAGACTCATTTCATTTCTTGATAGTATTCACAATGAAACACACCTAGCCTTGGTTAAAGGTGAAATTAGTAGTAATACTGATACGTGCGTACGTGTACACATGGAAGACACCTTTAAGGACGTGTTACGAGAAAAGTCAAACAGTTTTAGCGTTAACGCCGCGTTAGAGCATATTGCCAAATCAGATAGTGGCGTTTTGTTACTACTTAGAATGCAAACCGACCAAAGTATTTTAGAAAATATTGACAACGTTAATGGCAACATTCATGATGACATTAAAACCTATGGTGTTGGTGCTCAAATCTTATCTGACCTTGGTGTTAAACGAATGAGGATTTTAGGCAGTCCTAGAAAGTTGTATGGCTTAAAAGGCTTTGGCTTAGAAGTCACTGAATACGTAGACACTAACAAGTAA
- the ribH gene encoding 6,7-dimethyl-8-ribityllumazine synthase, with the protein MEFKFDKNSNSDFLSKSKVAIIVGYFYQDIGDKLLSAAQETLAKYGINTNNVNVFYTPGAFEIPLLAKKLAIQQLNGKNLYDGIVTLGAVINGETPHFAFVCNECARGVADVSYQYEIPTAFGVLTTNNMEQTVGRAGGYKGNKGEEATMAMIEMLYLMQQANTQTF; encoded by the coding sequence ATGGAATTTAAATTTGATAAAAATAGCAATAGCGATTTTCTTTCAAAATCAAAAGTTGCGATTATCGTGGGTTATTTTTACCAAGACATTGGCGACAAGCTATTATCAGCAGCACAAGAAACCTTAGCTAAATATGGTATCAATACTAATAATGTCAATGTGTTTTATACCCCTGGCGCATTTGAAATCCCACTATTGGCTAAAAAATTAGCGATCCAGCAACTAAATGGTAAAAATCTATATGATGGTATCGTGACTTTAGGTGCAGTTATCAATGGCGAAACCCCGCATTTTGCGTTTGTTTGTAACGAATGTGCTCGTGGTGTGGCAGATGTTTCTTATCAATATGAAATCCCCACTGCCTTTGGTGTGCTTACTACAAACAACATGGAACAAACCGTTGGTAGGGCAGGTGGCTATAAGGGCAACAAAGGCGAAGAGGCAACCATGGCAATGATTGAAATGCTCTATTTAATGCAACAAGCAAACACTCAAACTTTTTAA
- the metH gene encoding methionine synthase — protein sequence MNTKQILQSLLEQRILVLDGAMGTMIQKHKLTEQDYRGERFNDWHVLVQGNNDLLSLTQPQIIKDIHKDYLKAGADIIETNTFNATRTSMSDYKMEALAYEINLESAKMARQAADEFSSAEKLRFVAGVIGPTSRTCSLSPDVNDPGFRNVTFDELVDVYIESTRGLIKGGADIILIETIFDTLNAKAAIFAVEQVFEDDDVELPIMISGTITDASGRTLSGQMTEAFYNSLRHAKPISIGLNCALGPDLLRQYVAEMSRVADTYVSAHPNAGLPNEFGEYDLGALTMSEQVSEWANSGLVNILGGCCGSTPEHIKAIANAIKDIPPRKIPTIKPECRLSGLEAFNIGDDSLFVNIGERANITGSAKFKRLILNEEYEEALDICRTQVEEGAQVVDINMDEGMLDGKAAMVRFMNLIASEPDIAKVALMVDSSKWEIIEAGLKCTQGKPIVNSISLKEGKANFIQYARLCKRYGAAIIVMAFDEVGQADTQARKIEICTNAYNILVDEVNFPPEDIIFDPNIFAVATGIEAHDNYGVDFIEATRIINKNLPYAKISGGVSNVSFSFRGNNPVREAIHSVFLYHVIKAGMTMGIVNAGQLVVYDDIDPKLKKAVEDVVLNADNKAGERLVNIAAQFSGSLEQKDNSKDLEWRTWAVEKRLEHALVKGINKYINEDTQEAFDKLGRPILVIEGPLMSGMNIVGDLFGAGKMFLPQVVKSARVMKKSVAYLDPFLEAEKEDCASTSQGKILMATVKGDVHDIGKNIVGVVLSCNNYEIIDLGVMVPAETILETARKENVDIIGLSGLITPSLDEMVFVAKEMTRQGFKLPLMIGGATTSKAHTAVKIEPEYNHGVFYVQDASKSVGVASSLLSEKLKPKLLADTQQEYEIVRKRRANKGKSKLISLEKARANKPNVSFNAIVKPKKLGIHVFKDYDLAEILKFIDWVPFFHTWELAGKFPDILTDEVVGKSASALFDDVKALFKKVIDEKLLTANAVIGIFPANSINEDIELYDENGEVLMTLNHLRQQLDKKGNTPNFCLSDFIAPKDSDIQDYMGAFAVTTGINIEPLISAFEADHDDYNSIMIKTVA from the coding sequence ATGAATACAAAGCAGATATTACAATCTCTTTTAGAACAACGAATTTTAGTACTTGATGGTGCCATGGGCACCATGATTCAAAAGCATAAATTAACCGAGCAAGACTATCGTGGCGAGCGTTTTAACGATTGGCATGTTTTGGTTCAAGGTAACAACGATTTACTTTCACTGACTCAGCCTCAAATTATTAAAGACATTCACAAAGACTACTTAAAAGCAGGTGCTGATATTATTGAAACCAATACCTTTAATGCAACGCGCACTTCCATGTCTGATTATAAAATGGAAGCATTAGCCTATGAAATTAACCTTGAAAGTGCCAAAATGGCACGCCAAGCAGCAGATGAATTTTCAAGTGCTGAAAAACTAAGATTTGTTGCTGGTGTTATTGGCCCAACCTCACGCACTTGTTCACTCTCGCCAGATGTCAACGACCCTGGGTTTAGGAACGTCACCTTTGATGAGTTGGTTGATGTTTATATAGAGTCTACTCGTGGTTTGATTAAAGGTGGTGCAGATATTATTCTGATTGAAACTATCTTTGATACACTCAACGCAAAAGCTGCTATCTTTGCCGTTGAGCAAGTCTTTGAAGATGACGATGTCGAATTGCCAATTATGATTTCTGGCACCATTACTGACGCCTCTGGTCGCACTCTATCTGGGCAAATGACCGAGGCTTTTTATAACTCACTACGCCACGCTAAACCAATCTCTATTGGGCTTAATTGTGCATTAGGGCCTGATTTATTACGCCAATATGTGGCTGAAATGTCACGCGTGGCAGACACTTATGTATCAGCCCATCCAAATGCTGGCTTGCCCAATGAATTTGGCGAATATGACTTAGGCGCCCTAACCATGAGTGAGCAAGTAAGCGAATGGGCAAACTCAGGCTTGGTGAATATCTTAGGTGGCTGCTGTGGCTCAACGCCTGAACATATTAAAGCCATTGCCAATGCTATTAAAGACATACCACCAAGAAAAATCCCCACCATTAAGCCAGAATGTCGCTTGTCAGGGCTTGAAGCCTTTAATATTGGTGATGATTCACTGTTTGTAAATATTGGCGAACGTGCTAATATTACAGGTTCAGCTAAATTTAAACGCCTCATTCTTAACGAAGAATATGAAGAAGCATTAGACATTTGCCGTACGCAAGTTGAAGAAGGCGCACAAGTGGTTGATATCAATATGGACGAAGGCATGCTTGATGGCAAAGCTGCTATGGTTCGTTTTATGAATCTAATCGCCTCAGAACCTGACATTGCTAAAGTGGCACTAATGGTGGACTCTTCTAAATGGGAGATTATCGAAGCTGGGCTTAAATGCACACAAGGCAAGCCCATTGTTAACTCCATCTCACTCAAGGAAGGCAAGGCAAACTTTATACAATACGCTCGTCTGTGTAAACGCTATGGCGCGGCGATTATCGTTATGGCATTTGATGAAGTCGGGCAAGCAGACACGCAAGCACGCAAAATTGAAATTTGCACTAATGCTTACAATATCCTAGTTGATGAGGTTAATTTCCCACCAGAAGACATTATTTTTGACCCCAATATTTTTGCCGTCGCAACAGGTATTGAGGCGCATGATAATTATGGGGTAGACTTTATTGAAGCCACACGCATTATTAATAAAAATCTACCTTACGCCAAAATATCTGGTGGTGTATCTAACGTTTCGTTCTCATTTAGAGGCAACAATCCAGTACGCGAGGCAATTCACTCGGTATTTTTATACCACGTTATCAAAGCTGGCATGACGATGGGCATCGTCAATGCAGGGCAATTAGTGGTTTATGATGACATTGACCCTAAACTTAAAAAAGCCGTTGAAGATGTGGTGCTTAATGCTGATAATAAAGCTGGTGAGCGTTTGGTGAATATTGCCGCTCAATTCTCTGGCTCACTTGAGCAAAAAGACAACAGCAAAGATTTAGAATGGCGTACATGGGCAGTAGAAAAACGCCTAGAACATGCACTAGTCAAAGGCATTAACAAATATATTAATGAGGATACTCAAGAAGCCTTTGATAAATTAGGTCGTCCTATTCTCGTTATCGAAGGCCCACTTATGAGTGGCATGAATATTGTCGGTGATTTGTTTGGTGCGGGCAAAATGTTCTTGCCACAAGTGGTCAAATCCGCCCGCGTGATGAAAAAATCCGTCGCCTACCTAGACCCATTCTTAGAAGCCGAAAAAGAAGATTGTGCCTCCACTTCACAAGGCAAAATCTTAATGGCAACGGTTAAAGGCGATGTGCACGATATTGGTAAAAATATTGTTGGTGTGGTGCTTTCTTGTAATAATTATGAGATTATAGATTTAGGCGTGATGGTACCTGCTGAGACCATTTTAGAAACCGCCAGAAAAGAAAATGTCGACATTATCGGCCTATCTGGACTCATCACCCCCTCACTAGATGAAATGGTGTTTGTCGCTAAAGAAATGACTCGCCAAGGCTTTAAACTACCCCTAATGATTGGCGGTGCCACCACCTCTAAAGCGCATACAGCCGTAAAAATTGAGCCAGAATACAATCATGGCGTGTTTTACGTACAAGATGCCTCTAAATCTGTTGGCGTGGCCTCGAGCCTACTGTCTGAGAAGTTAAAACCAAAACTACTAGCTGACACCCAACAAGAATACGAAATCGTCAGGAAACGCCGTGCCAACAAAGGCAAAAGCAAACTCATTTCTTTAGAAAAGGCCAGAGCCAACAAGCCCAATGTCTCTTTTAATGCTATTGTTAAACCTAAAAAATTAGGCATTCATGTTTTTAAAGACTACGACTTAGCCGAAATTTTAAAATTTATTGACTGGGTGCCATTTTTCCACACTTGGGAATTAGCCGGAAAATTCCCCGATATCTTAACGGATGAGGTTGTGGGTAAATCTGCTAGCGCACTGTTTGATGATGTCAAAGCTTTATTTAAAAAAGTGATTGACGAAAAATTACTCACCGCTAATGCTGTTATCGGCATTTTCCCAGCCAACAGCATCAATGAAGACATTGAGTTATATGATGAAAACGGTGAAGTACTCATGACCCTTAACCATCTACGCCAACAGTTGGATAAAAAAGGCAATACCCCAAATTTTTGTTTAAGCGACTTCATTGCCCCAAAAGACAGTGATATTCAAGATTATATGGGTGCTTTTGCCGTGACCACTGGCATTAATATCGAACCACTCATCAGCGCATTTGAAGCTGATCATGACGATTACAACTCAATTATGATTAAGACTGTGGCTTGA
- a CDS encoding riboflavin synthase: MFTGIIQTIGKIKSIKAGAFCFEAQSSFFNEVKIGDSIAVNGVCLTAIEIGNDYFKANISQETLRCTIFNHLGTNNLVNLEKALRLNQGIDGHLVSGHVDGIAKVVDRFIEGESTRFKINTPRNLIKYIAKKGSVCINGVSLTVNDINDYVFDINIVPHTLKATTLGELEINSEVNLEGDIIARHLEQLLQY; encoded by the coding sequence ATGTTTACAGGCATTATTCAAACCATTGGCAAGATTAAAAGCATTAAGGCAGGTGCGTTTTGCTTTGAGGCGCAAAGCTCGTTTTTTAATGAGGTTAAAATTGGCGATAGTATTGCCGTAAATGGCGTGTGTTTAACCGCCATTGAAATAGGTAATGATTATTTCAAAGCTAACATCTCACAAGAGACACTCAGATGTACAATTTTTAATCATTTAGGCACTAACAATTTGGTTAACCTTGAAAAAGCACTAAGGCTTAATCAAGGCATTGACGGACATTTGGTCAGTGGCCATGTTGATGGCATCGCTAAAGTTGTTGATCGATTTATTGAAGGCGAATCGACACGTTTTAAAATTAATACGCCTAGGAATTTGATAAAATACATCGCTAAAAAAGGCTCTGTTTGTATTAACGGCGTGAGTTTAACAGTCAATGATATTAACGATTACGTGTTTGATATTAACATTGTGCCACATACACTAAAAGCCACAACATTGGGCGAATTAGAAATAAACAGCGAGGTTAACCTTGAAGGTGACATTATCGCCAGACACCTTGAACAATTATTACAGTATTAA
- a CDS encoding ABC-F family ATPase: MISTANITMQFGEKPLFENISIKFQGGNRYGLIGANGCGKSTFMKILTGELTPSNGTVHISDGERLGVLRQNQFAFEDFRVVDTVIMGHSELWEIKKERDRIYALPKMSEKDGIKVAELEMQFAEMDGYMAESSASELLLGLDIPEEQHYGLMSEIAPGWKLRILLAQVLFSNPEILLLDEPTNNLDINSIRWLEGVLKERKATMVIISHDRHFLNGVCTHMSDLDYGALNTFPGNYDDFMIASTAIQEKMQTDNAKKEAKIKELKHFVSRFSANASKSKQATSRLKQLDKIILDDIRPSSRVSPYIIFNQENRLHRNILEVEGLSKSFSPQGDTKKDDKLEVLKDINFLFEVGDRIAIIGQNGIGKTTLLRTLVGGIKPDKGKIKWSENINIGYYAQDHSKDFETDMNVLDWMSQFKTEKDDIQAMRAVLGKMLFGKEDVGKSIKSLSGGEKGRMLFGKLMLQKPNVLVMDEPTNHLDMESIEALNLALDNYEGTLIFVSHDREFVSSLSTKVVELKEDGMHYYSGNYEDYLASQK; encoded by the coding sequence ATGATTTCTACTGCCAATATCACCATGCAATTTGGTGAAAAACCTTTATTTGAAAATATCTCTATTAAATTTCAAGGCGGTAACCGCTATGGTTTAATTGGTGCGAATGGCTGTGGTAAGTCAACTTTTATGAAAATTTTAACAGGTGAGCTTACGCCTAGTAATGGCACAGTTCATATTAGCGATGGTGAGCGTTTGGGTGTTCTTCGCCAAAACCAGTTTGCCTTTGAGGATTTTCGTGTGGTTGATACGGTGATTATGGGTCATAGCGAATTATGGGAAATTAAAAAAGAAAGAGATAGAATTTACGCCTTACCTAAAATGAGCGAGAAAGATGGCATCAAGGTTGCAGAACTTGAAATGCAATTTGCAGAAATGGATGGTTATATGGCAGAGTCTTCCGCTAGTGAGTTGTTATTAGGCTTAGACATCCCAGAAGAGCAACATTATGGACTAATGAGTGAAATTGCACCAGGTTGGAAGTTGCGTATTTTGCTGGCCCAAGTACTGTTTTCAAATCCAGAAATTCTACTACTTGACGAGCCAACAAACAACTTAGATATTAACTCAATTCGTTGGTTAGAAGGCGTGTTAAAAGAACGCAAGGCAACCATGGTTATCATTTCTCATGATAGGCACTTTTTAAATGGCGTATGTACACACATGTCTGATTTAGACTATGGTGCGCTTAATACTTTCCCTGGTAATTACGATGATTTCATGATTGCATCAACCGCTATTCAAGAAAAAATGCAAACGGATAATGCCAAAAAAGAAGCAAAAATCAAAGAACTTAAACATTTTGTTTCTCGCTTTTCAGCCAACGCTTCTAAATCTAAGCAAGCCACTTCAAGATTAAAGCAGTTAGACAAAATTATATTGGATGACATTAGACCCTCTTCAAGAGTAAGCCCCTACATTATTTTTAACCAAGAAAATAGATTACACAGAAATATATTAGAAGTTGAAGGTTTGTCTAAGAGTTTCAGCCCTCAAGGAGATACTAAAAAGGATGATAAACTTGAGGTTTTAAAAGATATTAATTTCTTATTTGAGGTGGGTGATCGCATTGCCATTATTGGTCAAAATGGTATTGGTAAAACCACATTGCTGCGTACTTTGGTTGGTGGAATCAAGCCCGACAAAGGCAAGATTAAGTGGAGCGAAAACATTAACATCGGTTATTATGCACAGGATCACAGTAAAGATTTTGAAACTGATATGAATGTACTTGATTGGATGAGCCAGTTCAAAACCGAAAAAGACGACATACAGGCAATGCGCGCAGTACTAGGCAAAATGTTATTTGGTAAAGAAGACGTTGGAAAGAGCATTAAATCACTTTCTGGTGGCGAAAAAGGCAGAATGTTATTTGGCAAACTCATGCTACAAAAACCCAATGTATTAGTGATGGATGAGCCTACCAATCACCTTGATATGGAGTCTATCGAAGCCCTTAATCTAGCACTGGATAATTACGAAGGCACTTTGATTTTTGTTAGTCATGATAGAGAGTTTGTTTCCTCGCTGTCTACCAAGGTAGTAGAGCTTAAAGAGGACGGTATGCATTATTATTCTGGCAATTATGAAGACTACTTGGCCAGTCAAAAATAA